In one Aminivibrio pyruvatiphilus genomic region, the following are encoded:
- a CDS encoding ROK family transcriptional regulator encodes MRIRAINAEKMGLSNRLTLINLIRTNPGVSRRELSRLAGLDPSTVTKIITSLLDKGLVVEQGVRDADQPGRKSIMLRVSRDAAVCLAAEVGVESTRIAAGYLDASFEVLEEFPTPSDQDSFFRVFAERMESVRSPAGAREFCALSFAVPGMVEWGSNILKHLPHMGWKDVNLGENLRRTLPWLDLPVFAANEAKLSLIAEMFRNPGISRLHSGIYVYLSQGVGGAVLVGDKIIHGAGNTAGELGHMVIDASGPLCHCGSRGCFETFVSIDRVVKNYEERKEPLPGRNFREKFRLLLDRSSSGDGAASDVLEEMKEYLAIGLSNLANILNPDFIMLGGVGSIFPSAFIRSVSDAVTARALGPAGAELLFTRASLGIESAALEGATLMAMNHHIKKVI; translated from the coding sequence ATGAGGATTCGCGCCATCAACGCGGAAAAAATGGGGCTGTCCAACAGGCTGACCCTGATCAACCTCATCCGGACGAACCCCGGGGTGAGCAGGAGGGAACTTTCCAGGCTCGCGGGGCTTGATCCAAGCACGGTCACAAAGATCATCACCTCCCTTCTCGACAAGGGGCTCGTGGTGGAGCAGGGAGTTCGTGACGCCGACCAGCCGGGCAGAAAGTCCATCATGCTCCGGGTCTCCAGGGACGCGGCGGTCTGCCTGGCTGCGGAGGTCGGTGTGGAGAGCACCCGTATAGCCGCGGGATACCTGGATGCTTCCTTCGAAGTGCTCGAAGAGTTTCCCACCCCGTCGGACCAGGATTCATTTTTCCGCGTCTTCGCCGAACGGATGGAGTCCGTCCGGTCCCCCGCGGGGGCAAGGGAATTCTGCGCCCTGAGCTTCGCCGTTCCCGGGATGGTGGAGTGGGGAAGCAACATCCTGAAGCACCTTCCCCATATGGGATGGAAGGACGTGAACCTGGGCGAGAACCTGCGGCGGACCCTTCCGTGGCTTGACCTTCCCGTGTTCGCCGCCAACGAGGCAAAGCTCTCCCTCATCGCCGAGATGTTCCGCAACCCTGGAATTTCCCGCCTCCACAGCGGCATCTACGTCTACCTTTCCCAGGGAGTGGGGGGTGCCGTCCTTGTGGGCGACAAGATCATCCACGGAGCGGGAAACACTGCCGGCGAGCTGGGGCACATGGTCATCGACGCCTCCGGCCCCCTCTGCCACTGCGGCAGCAGGGGGTGTTTCGAGACCTTCGTCTCCATCGACAGGGTCGTGAAGAATTACGAGGAGAGGAAGGAGCCCCTTCCGGGGCGGAACTTCCGGGAAAAATTCCGGCTCCTCCTCGACCGGTCCTCGTCGGGGGACGGAGCGGCTTCGGATGTCCTGGAGGAAATGAAGGAGTACCTGGCCATCGGTCTCTCGAACCTCGCCAACATTCTCAACCCCGATTTCATCATGCTCGGAGGTGTGGGCTCCATTTTCCCCTCCGCCTTCATCCGCTCGGTGAGCGACGCGGTGACCGCCAGGGCCCTCGGTCCGGCAGGGGCGGAACTGCTCTTCACCAGGGCATCCCTGGGCATCGAATCCGCCGCCCTTGAAGGGGCGACGCTCATGGCCATGAACCACCATATCAAAAAGGTGATCTGA
- the xylA gene encoding xylose isomerase, whose protein sequence is MGEYFPGVGKIRYEGPLSPNPLAFREYHADEIVAGKPMKEHLRFAMSWWHTICSRGKDMFGDEAAVRPWDQEADPMKRALMAADGAFEFMEKLGLEFFCFHDRDIAPEGETLAETNARLDEVAAHIREHMKRTGIRLLWGTANLFSHPRYVHGAATSCNADVFAFAAAQVKKAMELTRNLGGEGYVFWGGREGYETLLNTNMELEMDNLARFLKMAVDYGRKIGFSGQFLIEPKPKEPTKHQYDYDVASVLAFLRKYGLEKDFKINIEANHATLAGHTFHHELHLARVNGMLGSIDANQGDLFLGWDTDNFPTDPFTTTLAMVEVLKNGGIAPGGLNFDAHVRRPSFQDDDLFLAYIAGMDAFAKGLRVAADLLESGEIEEFVEKRYGSFASGIGKRILDGTAGFEELEAYALAKGRIENSSGRQELLESILNRYVLNSGAR, encoded by the coding sequence ATGGGAGAATACTTCCCCGGCGTGGGAAAAATCCGGTATGAAGGCCCCCTTTCCCCAAATCCCCTGGCCTTCAGGGAGTACCATGCCGACGAGATCGTGGCGGGAAAGCCCATGAAGGAACATCTCCGGTTCGCCATGTCGTGGTGGCACACCATCTGCTCCCGGGGGAAGGACATGTTCGGCGATGAGGCAGCCGTCCGTCCCTGGGACCAGGAGGCCGACCCCATGAAGCGGGCCCTGATGGCGGCGGACGGAGCCTTTGAGTTCATGGAGAAGCTCGGGCTGGAATTTTTCTGCTTCCACGACAGGGATATCGCTCCCGAGGGAGAGACCCTTGCCGAAACCAACGCCCGGCTCGACGAGGTCGCCGCCCATATCCGGGAGCACATGAAGAGGACCGGAATACGGCTGCTGTGGGGAACGGCCAATCTCTTCAGCCATCCCCGGTACGTCCACGGGGCGGCCACCTCCTGCAATGCCGACGTGTTCGCCTTCGCCGCCGCCCAGGTGAAGAAGGCCATGGAGCTTACCCGGAACCTTGGAGGAGAGGGGTATGTCTTCTGGGGCGGCCGGGAAGGATACGAGACCCTGCTCAACACCAACATGGAACTCGAGATGGACAACCTCGCCCGGTTCCTGAAGATGGCCGTCGACTACGGGCGGAAAATCGGCTTTTCGGGGCAGTTCCTCATAGAGCCCAAACCGAAGGAGCCGACGAAGCACCAGTATGACTACGACGTGGCCTCGGTTCTGGCTTTTCTGAGGAAATACGGTCTCGAAAAGGACTTCAAAATCAACATCGAGGCAAACCACGCCACACTGGCGGGTCACACCTTCCACCATGAGCTTCACCTTGCCCGTGTCAACGGCATGCTCGGGAGCATCGACGCCAACCAGGGAGACCTCTTCCTCGGCTGGGACACCGACAATTTCCCCACGGACCCCTTCACTACCACCCTCGCCATGGTGGAGGTGCTGAAAAACGGAGGCATCGCTCCCGGCGGGCTGAACTTCGACGCCCACGTGCGCCGGCCCTCCTTCCAGGACGACGACCTCTTCCTCGCCTATATCGCCGGAATGGACGCCTTCGCAAAGGGGCTCCGGGTCGCCGCGGACCTGCTGGAGAGCGGCGAGATAGAGGAGTTCGTCGAAAAGAGGTACGGGAGCTTCGCCTCCGGCATAGGAAAGCGGATCCTGGACGGGACCGCCGGGTTCGAGGAGCTGGAGGCCTACGCCCTTGCAAAAGGCCGGATCGAAAATTCCTCTGGCCGGCAGGAGCTGCTGGAATCCATCCTGAACAGGTACGTGCTGAATTCCGGGGCCCGCTGA
- a CDS encoding clostripain-related cysteine peptidase has translation MKGKWKNLLFLPSLLLLFASFFCPAVSPSSAETTPPPQQAAAAPLSPGTFGEPVLSNEREWTIIAYFNGDNNLESFALSDMKELEAGYPGPGVEVIVLLDRSKEFSTAMGDWTGARAYRVKQSVRGDEIDSQLLADCGELNLGDPAVLEGFIRESLRAFPAKKTALFMWDHGSGWINMANDDDAPGAAGGTDEITLAEFRDVLNSAASILPGGKLDLLFFDMCLMGQAETLAACAPFASWMVGAAPTIPGVGMDYTKGLPLFGAGKSTAEIAAELVRTGVRGFRDHGRKDGAYTAFDLSKTDAFLAAFAAFSRKLEERIPAEWANITRTIFYAQNYGGRGDYLRDDSALSSIDLRDWLARLGKTMANPPAPEIAALEKTIAELIIASEKGPMLVFSNGLSIYAPLRENNLRSGYSELDFNGKTGWVSTLTALYRKQKEDGMTPPRVASIEFGTPKLRQGVTQPRGGKDFDLDPLTEVIPLSANLPRSSYVKLTIEGRAILWGYAGFAYADNPQGDYTIVSDAILLDEKLDPEGSKKRQEEAANISDAMTPVFQDGRSELLYQVGGLIHRVANGKTSVPVTARYRDVSDLFHFTIDGTYSDPGTRGDIPVELVVDTQTYGIVAMTSVVFTENGVAITDVTPKPEGVFKPSIIKFGSDGKVKIVPGEAIRWEEGLDVILEMIPAGKTLRIIGQAESIGGAGTSLVSPPVTVGANPEITPRLDETHRLGTGKLPGKYATFTAVAQRNGQGMIMAPAGNVLTISPAGKNPNVFPAKAEVFGEKPSEFALLWEPRGLPILTAYEKEEPDGEYEPSERRFAVLAMEGTSYFWTTFDSYTMAKTIMMPLDEINFPAGYMDGSWKGDDGSALEMNRGTAVYTTEKGAKIQGKTAVKDNLLTITPPAGAPVYIYFGFNQPSDALVATFTDSGTAVVYKRAAGQPPVPQPPVPQPPVPQPPVPQPPVPQPPVPQPPVPQPPVPPVPPVQYINLTGVWGTILNGQQVVMQIQGNQYQSWMNGIPFEAGMFQIQGNMMYGQNQMGMPFNYYFQLGPGGLTFTITDAVTGMMVMYQRMQ, from the coding sequence ATGAAAGGAAAATGGAAAAATCTGCTCTTCCTGCCGTCGCTGCTCCTCCTGTTCGCCTCCTTCTTCTGCCCGGCAGTTTCCCCCTCCTCCGCCGAAACGACCCCTCCTCCGCAGCAGGCCGCGGCGGCCCCCCTCTCTCCGGGAACTTTCGGAGAACCGGTTCTCTCGAACGAGAGAGAATGGACCATCATCGCCTACTTCAACGGCGACAACAACCTTGAAAGCTTCGCCCTCAGCGATATGAAGGAGCTGGAGGCCGGATACCCGGGCCCCGGCGTGGAGGTAATCGTTCTCCTGGACCGCTCGAAGGAATTCAGCACCGCCATGGGCGACTGGACCGGCGCCCGGGCCTACCGGGTGAAGCAATCAGTCCGGGGCGACGAAATCGATTCCCAGCTCCTCGCCGACTGCGGAGAACTGAACCTCGGGGACCCTGCGGTTCTCGAAGGATTCATCCGTGAATCCCTCCGGGCCTTCCCTGCGAAGAAGACAGCCCTCTTCATGTGGGATCACGGTTCAGGCTGGATCAACATGGCCAACGACGACGACGCCCCCGGGGCCGCAGGCGGTACCGACGAGATCACCCTCGCCGAGTTCCGGGACGTCCTGAACAGTGCGGCATCAATTCTTCCGGGAGGAAAGCTGGATCTTCTCTTCTTCGACATGTGCCTCATGGGCCAGGCGGAAACCCTGGCGGCATGCGCTCCCTTCGCCTCCTGGATGGTCGGGGCCGCCCCGACGATTCCCGGCGTGGGCATGGACTACACCAAGGGACTGCCCCTCTTCGGCGCCGGGAAAAGCACCGCCGAGATTGCGGCGGAACTCGTCAGGACAGGGGTTCGGGGGTTCAGGGATCACGGGCGGAAGGACGGGGCCTACACGGCCTTCGACCTGTCGAAGACGGACGCCTTCCTGGCGGCTTTCGCCGCGTTTTCCCGGAAGCTGGAAGAGCGAATCCCCGCCGAGTGGGCGAACATCACCCGGACCATCTTCTACGCCCAGAACTACGGAGGTCGCGGAGACTACCTCCGGGACGACAGCGCCCTGTCGAGCATTGACCTGAGAGACTGGCTGGCCCGGCTGGGAAAAACCATGGCCAATCCCCCCGCCCCGGAGATCGCCGCCCTGGAGAAGACCATCGCCGAACTGATCATCGCGTCGGAGAAGGGTCCCATGCTCGTCTTCAGCAACGGGCTTTCCATTTACGCCCCCCTGAGGGAGAACAACCTGCGGAGCGGCTACTCCGAGTTGGACTTCAACGGGAAGACGGGATGGGTCTCCACCCTGACAGCCCTCTACCGGAAGCAGAAAGAGGACGGCATGACCCCGCCCAGAGTGGCCTCCATCGAGTTCGGCACGCCGAAGCTCCGCCAGGGGGTCACCCAGCCCAGGGGAGGGAAGGACTTCGATCTCGACCCGCTGACGGAGGTCATTCCCCTGTCCGCCAACCTCCCCAGGAGCAGCTACGTCAAGCTGACCATCGAAGGACGAGCCATCCTCTGGGGCTATGCCGGGTTCGCCTACGCCGACAATCCCCAGGGTGACTACACCATAGTCTCCGACGCCATCCTGCTTGACGAAAAGCTCGATCCGGAGGGAAGCAAGAAACGGCAGGAAGAAGCTGCGAACATCTCCGACGCCATGACACCCGTTTTCCAGGACGGCAGGAGCGAGCTGCTCTACCAGGTCGGGGGACTCATCCACAGAGTTGCCAACGGAAAGACGAGCGTCCCGGTCACCGCCCGGTACAGGGACGTGTCCGACCTGTTCCACTTCACCATCGACGGCACCTATTCCGACCCGGGCACACGGGGAGACATTCCCGTGGAGCTGGTGGTGGACACCCAGACCTACGGCATCGTGGCCATGACCTCCGTGGTGTTCACGGAAAACGGTGTGGCCATCACAGACGTGACACCGAAACCGGAAGGGGTTTTCAAGCCTTCCATCATCAAATTCGGATCTGACGGCAAGGTGAAGATAGTTCCGGGAGAAGCCATCCGCTGGGAGGAAGGCCTCGACGTCATCCTGGAAATGATTCCCGCCGGAAAGACGCTTCGGATCATCGGTCAGGCCGAGTCCATCGGCGGAGCGGGAACCAGCCTGGTAAGCCCTCCCGTCACCGTGGGAGCCAATCCCGAGATCACCCCCAGGCTTGACGAAACTCACAGGCTCGGGACGGGGAAACTCCCCGGAAAATATGCGACATTCACCGCCGTGGCCCAGCGGAACGGACAGGGCATGATCATGGCCCCGGCCGGAAACGTGCTCACCATCAGTCCGGCCGGAAAAAACCCGAACGTATTCCCGGCAAAGGCAGAGGTCTTCGGAGAGAAACCTTCGGAATTCGCCCTCCTGTGGGAACCCAGGGGGCTGCCCATCCTGACCGCCTATGAAAAGGAGGAGCCCGACGGCGAATATGAACCTTCGGAGCGCCGGTTCGCCGTTCTCGCCATGGAGGGGACCAGCTATTTCTGGACCACCTTCGACAGTTACACCATGGCGAAGACCATCATGATGCCCCTTGACGAAATCAACTTCCCGGCCGGCTACATGGACGGAAGCTGGAAAGGAGACGACGGCAGCGCCCTTGAAATGAACAGGGGTACGGCGGTCTACACCACTGAAAAGGGAGCGAAAATCCAGGGAAAGACGGCCGTGAAAGACAACCTTCTTACCATCACCCCGCCGGCAGGGGCTCCCGTGTACATCTATTTCGGTTTCAACCAGCCCTCGGACGCACTGGTGGCCACCTTCACCGACAGCGGAACCGCCGTGGTCTACAAGCGCGCTGCCGGCCAGCCTCCGGTTCCTCAGCCGCCAGTTCCCCAGCCGCCAGTTCCCCAGCCGCCCGTTCCTCAGCCGCCCGTTCCCCAGCCGCCCGTTCCTCAGCCGCCCGTTCCCCAGCCGCCGGTTCCTCCAGTTCCTCCGGTTCAGTACATCAACCTCACGGGGGTGTGGGGAACGATTCTCAATGGACAGCAGGTGGTGATGCAGATCCAGGGGAACCAGTATCAGTCGTGGATGAACGGAATTCCCTTCGAGGCCGGCATGTTTCAGATCCAGGGAAACATGATGTACGGCCAGAACCAGATGGGGATGCCCTTCAACTATTATTTCCAGCTCGGCCCGGGAGGGCTCACCTTCACCATCACCGACGCGGTGACGGGAATGATGGTCATGTACCAGCGCATGCAGTGA
- a CDS encoding Bug family tripartite tricarboxylate transporter substrate binding protein, translating into MLKQWKCAVLACLVLSALLAPAAFADGYPSKGVTLVVPWGAGGVTDVAARVFAPLFEKYLGVPVVILNRPGASGAIGTEYAYARPADGYTIVFSAETPATFRIMDVSRLSFHDFEPIMLLSHSEKIIAVAPESPYQTLADLVKDIRARPGKVRFSYSGAGASGHVQALLMMQKGALDFSATPFGGGNNALLAVLGGQVDFTSPNIGTVKDYIASGKLRALAVFDRNRSVYLPELPPITEAIPEMESFLPLDYPNCLMVKKGTPADVTAKVAEAASKAVADPKWKEFLENNWYVGLDSVRGQDMLSYWDNWASVVGWVLQDAGVAKKSPEEFGIPRP; encoded by the coding sequence ATGCTGAAACAATGGAAATGTGCCGTTCTTGCCTGCCTGGTTCTGTCTGCCCTCCTTGCGCCGGCCGCCTTTGCCGATGGGTATCCGTCCAAGGGCGTGACCCTCGTGGTGCCCTGGGGTGCGGGCGGGGTGACCGACGTGGCCGCCCGGGTATTCGCCCCCCTGTTCGAGAAGTACCTGGGCGTTCCCGTGGTGATCCTCAACCGACCGGGAGCTTCGGGTGCCATAGGCACCGAGTACGCCTACGCAAGGCCTGCCGACGGCTATACTATCGTCTTTTCGGCGGAGACGCCGGCCACGTTCCGCATCATGGATGTGAGCAGGCTTTCGTTCCATGATTTCGAGCCCATAATGCTGCTGTCCCATTCCGAAAAGATCATCGCCGTGGCTCCGGAGTCTCCCTACCAGACCCTCGCGGACCTGGTGAAGGATATCCGGGCCCGGCCCGGCAAGGTGCGGTTCTCCTACAGCGGCGCCGGGGCGAGCGGCCACGTCCAGGCTCTCCTGATGATGCAGAAGGGTGCCCTGGACTTTTCCGCCACGCCCTTCGGCGGCGGCAACAACGCTCTCCTGGCGGTGCTCGGGGGGCAGGTGGACTTCACATCCCCCAACATCGGGACGGTGAAGGATTATATCGCCTCCGGCAAGCTCCGGGCCCTGGCAGTGTTCGACAGGAACAGAAGCGTCTACCTGCCCGAGCTTCCTCCCATCACCGAGGCCATCCCGGAGATGGAGTCCTTCCTGCCCCTGGATTACCCCAACTGCCTCATGGTGAAGAAGGGGACGCCGGCAGACGTGACGGCGAAGGTCGCTGAAGCGGCCTCGAAGGCCGTGGCGGACCCGAAGTGGAAGGAGTTCCTCGAAAACAACTGGTACGTGGGGCTCGATTCGGTGAGGGGGCAGGATATGCTCTCCTACTGGGATAACTGGGCTTCCGTGGTCGGGTGGGTGCTCCAGGACGCCGGGGTGGCCAAGAAGAGCCCCGAGGAGTTCGGCATCCCCAGGCCGTAG
- a CDS encoding tripartite tricarboxylate transporter TctB family protein: MSNARSPWAGNIRHGVFFLAVAALFGLQGIAVHDGGQWSLSPALFPLILSGGLAFLSAALIGQALLRIRAGNEGPSLNGGAPVSAMRASLTFLLCLLYALALPRAGFLPASAVFLALFCLLVGERRLRAVAALSLVSPAVIYLLFRHGLNVLLP, encoded by the coding sequence ATGTCCAATGCCCGCTCTCCCTGGGCCGGGAATATCCGGCACGGGGTCTTTTTTCTCGCCGTGGCCGCCCTTTTCGGCCTGCAGGGGATCGCCGTCCACGACGGCGGTCAGTGGAGCCTTTCACCTGCCCTTTTCCCCCTGATCCTTTCAGGGGGGCTTGCCTTCCTCTCCGCTGCGCTCATCGGCCAGGCCCTCCTCAGGATCCGTGCCGGGAACGAAGGTCCTTCCCTGAACGGGGGAGCCCCTGTTTCCGCCATGCGTGCATCCCTGACCTTTCTCCTGTGCCTCCTCTATGCCCTGGCGCTGCCCCGGGCGGGCTTCCTGCCGGCGAGCGCCGTGTTCCTCGCCCTGTTCTGCCTTCTTGTCGGTGAGCGGCGCCTCCGGGCTGTCGCTGCCCTGTCCCTCGTTTCCCCGGCGGTGATATACCTGCTGTTCCGCCACGGGCTGAACGTGCTTCTTCCCTAG
- a CDS encoding tripartite tricarboxylate transporter permease, whose amino-acid sequence MDLILSMVSQADFTFVMLIFAGAFAGLFVGAIPGLSVTMATALLVSITFTWTVKNALAVILGVFVSGVYAGAVSAILINIPGAPSSVVTTLDGYPMARKGEAALALWAATFHSFVGSVFGFLVLMFVARPVTAFALSFSAMDYFLLALFGLTTIGTLTAKNYLKGGICALLGLLLSMVGIDPFSGAARYSFGLTDLQGGIPLIAALIGLFGFAEVLDQVARGTMNAIAAQAGRMRYSFREMIRYLPLSLRSSVIGTFIGALPGAGGPVASIIAYDQARKSVKNPTRPFGEGAVEGVIASEAANNACIGGALIPMLTLAVPGDAVTAVILAAFYVHGLQPGPLLFVRTPELFSVVLAAGFLACIAMLVLGMTVVPRLSGIVLVPKRILMPLVTVLCVVGTYAVNSSMFDVGLMFCFGLAGFLMRSRGYPAAPLVLGLVLGEMMDSNLRRAVNMAMAGDSVFLELFGRPSTVVLSLMVAFSVLAAVPAVKERIGAAASRLLSVFGSGR is encoded by the coding sequence ATGGATCTCATCCTCTCCATGGTTTCCCAGGCGGACTTCACCTTCGTGATGCTGATCTTCGCGGGGGCCTTCGCCGGGCTCTTTGTAGGCGCCATTCCCGGGCTCTCCGTCACCATGGCCACGGCCCTGCTGGTCTCCATAACCTTCACCTGGACGGTGAAGAACGCCCTCGCCGTCATTCTCGGAGTGTTCGTGTCAGGGGTCTACGCAGGGGCGGTTTCCGCCATCCTGATCAATATTCCCGGAGCCCCCTCCTCGGTGGTCACCACCCTCGACGGGTACCCCATGGCCCGGAAGGGGGAAGCGGCCCTGGCCCTGTGGGCGGCCACGTTCCATTCCTTCGTGGGGAGCGTGTTCGGCTTCCTGGTGCTCATGTTCGTCGCCCGTCCGGTGACGGCTTTTGCCCTCTCCTTTTCCGCCATGGACTACTTTCTCCTGGCCCTTTTCGGCCTCACCACCATCGGGACGCTCACGGCGAAGAATTACCTCAAGGGGGGCATCTGCGCGCTTCTGGGCCTGCTGCTGAGCATGGTGGGCATCGACCCCTTTTCCGGTGCGGCCAGGTATTCCTTCGGCCTGACCGACCTGCAGGGGGGCATTCCCCTCATCGCCGCCCTGATCGGCCTTTTCGGCTTTGCCGAGGTGCTCGACCAGGTCGCCAGGGGGACCATGAACGCCATTGCCGCACAGGCGGGCAGGATGCGGTATTCATTCCGGGAGATGATCAGGTACCTGCCCCTGTCGCTCCGGTCCTCGGTCATAGGGACCTTCATCGGCGCCCTTCCCGGGGCGGGGGGGCCGGTGGCCTCCATCATCGCCTACGACCAGGCCCGGAAGTCTGTGAAGAATCCTACCCGGCCCTTCGGGGAGGGAGCGGTGGAGGGGGTCATCGCCAGCGAGGCTGCCAACAACGCCTGCATCGGCGGAGCCCTCATCCCCATGCTCACCCTGGCGGTTCCCGGGGACGCCGTCACGGCGGTCATCCTGGCGGCATTCTACGTCCACGGCCTCCAGCCGGGACCCCTTCTGTTCGTCCGGACGCCGGAACTGTTTTCCGTGGTGCTCGCCGCAGGATTTCTCGCCTGTATCGCCATGCTCGTGCTGGGCATGACGGTGGTTCCCCGCCTCTCGGGGATCGTCCTGGTACCCAAGCGGATCCTCATGCCCCTGGTGACGGTGCTCTGCGTTGTGGGAACCTATGCGGTGAACTCGAGCATGTTCGACGTAGGGCTTATGTTCTGCTTCGGTCTTGCGGGTTTCCTGATGAGAAGCAGGGGGTATCCGGCCGCACCGCTGGTGCTCGGACTCGTCCTTGGGGAGATGATGGACTCGAACCTCCGGAGGGCGGTGAACATGGCAATGGCCGGGGACAGCGTTTTTCTGGAGCTGTTCGGCCGTCCCTCCACAGTGGTGCTTTCTCTCATGGTGGCTTTTTCCGTCCTCGCCGCCGTTCCGGCGGTGAAGGAACGGATCGGTGCGGCGGCCTCCCGCCTTCTTTCGGTCTTCGGATCGGGCAGGTGA
- a CDS encoding FAD-dependent oxidoreductase has translation MKTVSSTLSCDILVLGGGSAGAAAAWSASAPGISVVLAEKTGRLGGTATNGLVSTLCGCYSSLGERRKISGGARDALARELKALGGLDEGVNRDTHRSDICDPELLACALDRMVLRRGTELHLSTLVTGASFDGERLLSVETVNTESGTRVVILPKIAVDVTGKALLAPFAPSGAVLSPEGGKLQAGTMVFRMDSVDGKTARAVSKDQIASLMAEARAKGDITQERGNGVLTVLPGGTAAIVNANWVKADPSVPLDVTAGLTGGRDKVLENARFFRKYVPGFERAVLSCIAPALGVREASRTECAYTLTEEDIMEGRLFADAVCVGSWPMEYHDWERNRLVYRWSGKDYTIPYRSLLPRGMDNVLAAGRNISVTSGAYASSRVMGQCLATGHAAGTAARLALRSGSLLRDLDRDLLRKTLLDEGAILE, from the coding sequence GTGAAAACAGTTTCCTCCACCCTGTCCTGCGATATTCTCGTTCTCGGCGGCGGTTCCGCCGGTGCGGCGGCGGCATGGTCCGCGTCGGCCCCCGGAATTTCCGTCGTCCTGGCGGAAAAAACCGGACGTCTCGGCGGAACGGCCACCAACGGACTGGTGAGTACCCTCTGCGGGTGCTACTCTTCCCTCGGTGAACGGCGAAAAATCTCCGGCGGCGCCAGGGACGCCCTCGCCCGGGAACTGAAGGCCCTCGGAGGACTGGACGAGGGGGTGAACCGGGATACCCACAGGAGCGACATCTGCGACCCCGAGCTTCTTGCCTGCGCCCTCGACAGGATGGTTCTCCGCAGAGGAACGGAACTGCATCTTTCCACTCTCGTCACCGGGGCCTCCTTCGACGGCGAAAGGCTCCTGTCCGTCGAAACGGTCAACACCGAGTCAGGCACCCGGGTGGTCATCCTTCCCAAGATCGCCGTGGATGTCACGGGAAAGGCCCTTCTTGCCCCCTTCGCCCCCTCCGGCGCCGTCCTTTCCCCGGAAGGGGGGAAACTCCAGGCCGGGACCATGGTGTTCCGCATGGACAGCGTGGACGGAAAAACGGCCAGGGCCGTCAGCAAGGATCAGATCGCTTCGCTCATGGCTGAAGCCCGGGCGAAGGGGGACATCACCCAGGAGCGGGGCAACGGCGTTCTCACTGTCCTTCCCGGCGGAACGGCCGCCATAGTGAACGCCAACTGGGTGAAGGCGGATCCCTCGGTTCCCCTGGACGTCACTGCGGGACTGACCGGCGGAAGGGACAAGGTCCTGGAAAACGCCCGGTTTTTCCGGAAATACGTTCCGGGGTTCGAAAGGGCCGTCCTGTCCTGCATCGCCCCCGCCCTAGGCGTCAGGGAAGCCTCCAGGACGGAATGCGCCTACACTCTCACTGAAGAGGACATCATGGAGGGGCGGCTCTTTGCCGACGCCGTCTGCGTTGGCTCCTGGCCCATGGAGTACCACGACTGGGAACGGAACCGCCTCGTCTACCGGTGGAGCGGAAAGGACTACACCATCCCCTACCGCTCTCTCCTCCCCAGGGGAATGGACAATGTCCTCGCCGCGGGGAGGAACATCTCCGTCACCTCCGGGGCTTACGCCTCTTCCCGGGTCATGGGCCAGTGCCTCGCCACAGGCCACGCCGCCGGGACCGCGGCCCGGCTCGCCCTCCGCTCCGGCAGTCTCCTCCGGGATCTGGACCGGGATCTTCTCCGGAAGACCCTGCTGGACGAAGGAGCCATTCTGGAATAA